One Onthophagus taurus isolate NC chromosome 11, IU_Otau_3.0, whole genome shotgun sequence genomic window carries:
- the LOC139432077 gene encoding uncharacterized protein, which translates to MNLINLLMSAKQGILHPLLISPEEIIKEITNILTKLPQNLKLPINIHHLTLSNIQNIIKLTIFIKDLKLIAVIEIPFVQMESFNLLKITSVPIRLHDNTFIKIMNEMSYVAINTAHKIFIKISDEMYKNLIKIEEKQFMLDTKTPLLSTFSQNCEVTLLRPTHSLPRMCKRIITVVNTTYFVEEGEENTWIFVASRTEIVTINCRSKQPINIKLLGTGRISLSPNCTANSELVTLTPVATKQSKLHSIFTDLFSLQTFPQFNSSKKFIVSDLTTTDHQKLQSYLNDSKAITQDAKRLDQMLIEINEQNRKKKL; encoded by the coding sequence ATGAacctaataaatttattaatgtccGCAAAACAAGGAATTTTACATCCCTTATTGATTTCTCccgaagaaataattaaagaaattacaaacattttaacaaaactcccccaaaatctaaaattgcCTATTAATATACACCATTTAACGTTGTCAAACattcaaaatatcattaagttgacaatttttattaaagatttaaaattgattgctGTTATTGAAATCCCATTTGTACAAATGGAGTCgtttaatttacttaaaataacgTCTGTGCCGATCAGATTACATGATAAtacgtttattaaaatcatgAATGAAATGTCTTATGTAGCAATAAACACAGCtcataaaatctttattaaaataagtgACGAGATGTACAAAAACCtgattaaaattgaagaaaaacaaTTCATGTTAGATACAAAGACACCTTTATTATCCACCTTTAGCCAAAATTGCGAAGTTACATTATTAAGACCAACTCACTCCTTACCTCGTATGTGTAAAAGAATTATAACTGTAGTAAATACTACTTATTTTGTGGAGGAGGGAGAGGAGAACACGTGGATATTTGTAGCGTCACGAACAGAAATTGTAACAATCAATTGTAGATCTAAGCAACCAATTAATATAAAACTGTTAGGTACTGGCCGTATCTCATTGTCCCCAAATTGTACCGCTAATTCTGAATTAGTTACTTTAACACCCGTAGCAACTAAGCAATCCAAACTGCATTCAATATTTACCGACTTGTTTAGTCTTCAAACATTCCCACAATTCAATAGtagtaaaaaatttattgttagcgATTTAACCACAACTGATCACCAGAAATTACAATCATACTTGAATGACAGTAAAGCTATAACTCAGGATGCTAAGAGATTAGATCAGAtgttaatagaaataaatgaacaaaatagaaaaaaaaaactgtaa
- the LOC139432078 gene encoding uncharacterized protein, with product MSILNVSDKVQFDNSLVRIQYHNHLPYLSNSFNNSDEIRIAIQHQDVYTLPSQSFIYVQGKLLKDDGTVDKDSKLSANPIAHMFSEVRFECGGNVIDRVRNPGIASTLKNLCSLTRSEYYHASNAGFEYPNIKVNENTGDFDFCVPLKYFLGFAEDYNKILINLRQELVLVRSNSDKNVIESLLPNVMITINKIVWKVPHVSVADVERLKLLEYRVGKFGCYYRLSQKL from the coding sequence atgaGTATCTTAAACGTCTCTGATAAAGTACAATTTGATAATTCACTCGTACGGATTCAGTATCATAATCATTTACCATACTTATCAAATTCTTTTAACAATAGCGATGAAATTCGTATTGCAATTCAACATCAGGACGTTTACACGTTACCAAGTCAATCTTTTATTTACGTACAAGGGAAACTATTGAAAGATGACGGAACCGTTGATAaagattcaaaattgtcaGCAAATCCGATCGCTCATATGTTTAGTGAAGTACGATTTGAATGTGGAGGGAACGTAATTGACAGAGTAAGAAATCCAGGAATAGCTAgcacattaaaaaatctttgctCATTAACAAGATCGGAATACTATCATGCCTCTAACGCAGGTTTCGAATATCCaaatattaaagtaaatgaaaatacaGGAGATTTTGACTTTTGTGTTCccttgaaatattttcttggGTTCGCAgaagattataataaaattttgataaatctcCGTCAAGAATTAGTTTTAGTACGCAGTAATTCAGACAAGAATGTTATCGAAAGTCTTTTACCTAATGTGATGAttactattaataaaatagtatgGAAAGTTCCTCATGTTTCTGTAGCCGATGTTGaacgtttaaaacttttagagtacagggtgggcaaatttggatgttattataggctatctcagaaactataa